A genomic region of Fluviispira vulneris contains the following coding sequences:
- a CDS encoding thioredoxin domain-containing protein, translated as MSENKLNKETSSYLLQHKNNPVNWYPWRKDAFEHAQKEDKPIFLSIGYSSCHWCHVMAHESFDDKETADFLNENFINIKVDREERPDIDEIYMEAVQLMTKHGGWPLSVFLTPDLKPFYGGTYFPLEAQYGQPSFKDVLSAIAKFYDENKKDINERSSKILEYLKETSQSTSLVTLEKKLNDNSLTTEKIIENLQNTYNRLIDLLELDSDKINGGFGRAPKFPQPAKLSALLFSKNKTNVAHAIFTLNKIRCGGIIDQIGGGIARYSVDTQWLVPHFEKMLYDNAQIISLFSAAHCILKNENQELASELKETALNIYSYLERDLKNNSCNLYFSAEDADSDGEEGLFYTFFHDDFSDVFNNNFELKEFAQSYFNITLNGNFDGTNILTIPEDVNKFCKKNNISMSEFNTYKQQAKELLFKERGKRIRPELDTKCLLSWNSLAVTGLLHSALYLNNTDMFESALNKLVNILNIFKVNNEYKHVYNGISANINAFSDDLGYLLEACTETLLVTGCHSLLKEILNIVKEIHKNFVDPIEGILYYSAKQEDHVNRPTKPEDNVIHSAHSAIFGSISRIIAWLGATGKYESITQSEHKMLESLALISLSNTVSLSENVPIACAQMLQKVKWFEHKNVIILNESNNKLATLEHFNQIYSHIFSIDSKYFVIGNSCNDKYSLENLTKYCNDLFAQNIEISYSYCNKNGCQLPTQKLSEITVI; from the coding sequence ATGTCTGAAAATAAATTGAATAAAGAAACAAGTTCTTATCTTCTTCAACATAAAAATAATCCTGTCAATTGGTATCCCTGGCGCAAAGATGCATTTGAACATGCGCAAAAAGAAGATAAACCTATTTTTTTATCAATAGGATATTCAAGTTGCCATTGGTGTCATGTCATGGCGCATGAAAGCTTTGATGATAAAGAAACAGCTGATTTCTTAAATGAAAACTTTATTAATATAAAAGTGGATCGCGAAGAACGGCCAGATATAGACGAAATATATATGGAAGCTGTACAGCTTATGACAAAACATGGAGGCTGGCCCTTAAGTGTATTTCTAACTCCAGATCTCAAGCCATTTTATGGAGGAACATACTTCCCTCTAGAAGCACAATATGGCCAACCCTCATTTAAAGATGTTCTATCTGCTATTGCAAAATTTTATGATGAAAATAAGAAAGATATTAATGAACGAAGTAGTAAAATTTTAGAATATTTAAAAGAAACATCTCAATCAACAAGTTTAGTCACGCTTGAAAAAAAATTAAACGACAATTCTTTAACAACAGAAAAAATAATTGAAAATCTGCAAAATACTTATAATAGACTGATCGATTTATTGGAACTTGATTCAGATAAAATCAATGGAGGGTTTGGTAGAGCTCCTAAGTTTCCTCAGCCAGCAAAATTATCAGCCCTTCTTTTCTCTAAAAATAAGACAAATGTTGCACATGCTATTTTTACATTAAATAAGATTCGGTGTGGTGGGATAATTGATCAAATTGGTGGAGGAATTGCTCGTTATAGTGTTGATACTCAATGGCTTGTGCCACATTTTGAGAAAATGCTCTATGATAATGCTCAAATTATATCACTTTTTTCTGCAGCACATTGTATCTTAAAAAATGAAAACCAAGAATTAGCTTCTGAGCTTAAAGAAACAGCACTAAACATTTATTCTTATTTAGAACGAGATCTAAAAAATAATTCTTGTAATTTATATTTTAGCGCTGAAGATGCTGATAGCGATGGTGAAGAAGGGTTATTTTATACATTTTTTCATGATGACTTTTCAGACGTTTTTAATAATAATTTTGAATTAAAAGAATTTGCTCAGAGTTATTTTAATATTACATTAAATGGTAACTTTGATGGTACAAATATACTAACAATACCTGAAGATGTTAACAAATTTTGCAAAAAAAACAATATATCGATGAGTGAGTTTAATACTTATAAGCAGCAAGCGAAAGAATTACTTTTTAAAGAGCGTGGAAAACGTATTCGTCCAGAACTTGACACCAAATGTCTTCTCAGTTGGAACAGTTTAGCTGTTACAGGATTATTACATTCTGCTTTATATTTAAATAATACAGATATGTTCGAATCCGCGCTAAATAAACTAGTTAATATTTTAAATATTTTCAAAGTAAACAATGAATATAAACATGTTTATAACGGAATTTCAGCAAACATAAATGCATTTTCAGACGACTTAGGATATTTGCTTGAAGCTTGCACAGAAACACTTCTTGTAACAGGATGTCATTCACTTTTAAAAGAAATTTTAAATATAGTTAAAGAAATTCATAAAAATTTTGTTGATCCAATTGAAGGTATTTTATACTATTCTGCAAAACAGGAAGATCATGTTAATAGACCAACAAAACCTGAAGATAATGTCATCCACAGTGCACATTCAGCAATATTTGGAAGTATTTCTAGAATAATAGCATGGCTTGGCGCTACTGGAAAATATGAATCAATCACTCAAAGTGAACATAAAATGCTTGAGTCACTTGCACTTATTTCACTTTCAAATACCGTTTCTTTATCTGAAAATGTTCCTATTGCCTGCGCTCAGATGCTACAAAAAGTAAAATGGTTTGAACATAAAAATGTTATTATTTTAAATGAATCGAACAATAAATTAGCGACTCTCGAACATTTTAATCAAATTTATTCACATATTTTTTCTATTGATTCAAAATATTTTGTTATAGGAAATTCCTGCAACGACAAATACAGTTTGGAAAATTTAACCAAATACTGTAATGATTTATTTGCACAAAATATTGAAATAAGTTATTCATATTGTAATAAAAATGGCTGCCAATTGCCAACCCAAAAATTATCTGAAATTACGGTTATATAA
- a CDS encoding tRNA-binding protein, whose translation MIQFIEWKDFEKIELRCGTIVEVALNEKALKPAYILKIFFGENIGYKISSAQIKQNYTQQELINKKIIAVMNFLPKKVAGVKSEVLVLATVCEIKGTLLIEPHSSAIPGSQVL comes from the coding sequence ATGATACAATTTATTGAATGGAAAGATTTTGAGAAGATTGAATTGCGTTGTGGCACAATTGTTGAAGTTGCCCTGAATGAAAAAGCTTTAAAGCCTGCTTATATCCTTAAAATATTTTTTGGTGAAAATATTGGATATAAAATAAGCTCAGCACAAATCAAACAGAATTATACTCAGCAAGAATTAATAAATAAAAAAATTATTGCCGTTATGAATTTTCTTCCCAAAAAAGTTGCTGGAGTCAAATCTGAAGTACTGGTCTTAGCAACCGTTTGTGAAATTAAAGGAACTCTTTTGATCGAGCCTCATTCTTCAGCTATTCCTGGGAGTCAGGTTTTATAA
- the tgt gene encoding tRNA guanosine(34) transglycosylase Tgt, protein MPLKFDYIAKDPHSEARRGRVHTAHGTIETPVFMSVGTFGAVRTLDHTEVEEIGVQIILGNTYHLYLRPGPEILKDVGGYHKLIGWNKPILTDSGGFQIFSLPHQRVIGEKGVTFKSYIDQSYKRLTPESDIAFQETIGSDIMMVLDVCVPSTSPYEVCVDAMQRTHRWAKRCKLAKTKDENSLFGIVQGAIHENLRKESAETLVDLDFDGYAVGGLAVGETDEEREHFTKFTARLLPTHKPRYLMGVGTPHDLVRSVRAGIDMFDCIIPTNHARQGVAYTFSGKVKMRRVFHARDQNPIDPSCACYVCKRFTRAYLHQLTKCEEPTGWKLIAYHNTWFYERLMEKIRETIVAGTFSKFAKDFLSQVEE, encoded by the coding sequence ATGCCTCTAAAATTCGATTACATTGCCAAAGATCCCCACTCAGAAGCAAGACGCGGACGAGTCCACACAGCTCATGGAACCATCGAAACCCCCGTTTTTATGTCAGTAGGAACTTTCGGAGCGGTGAGAACCCTTGATCACACTGAAGTCGAAGAGATAGGCGTGCAAATAATTTTAGGGAACACATACCATTTGTATCTGCGTCCAGGGCCAGAAATTTTAAAAGATGTTGGCGGTTACCATAAACTCATTGGCTGGAATAAACCCATTTTAACAGACAGCGGTGGATTCCAAATTTTCTCCCTGCCACACCAAAGGGTTATTGGTGAAAAAGGAGTTACATTTAAAAGTTATATTGACCAAAGTTATAAGCGTCTCACACCGGAAAGTGACATTGCCTTTCAAGAAACTATTGGGTCAGATATCATGATGGTTCTTGATGTTTGCGTTCCCTCCACTAGTCCATACGAAGTTTGCGTCGATGCCATGCAAAGAACTCATCGCTGGGCTAAACGCTGTAAACTTGCAAAAACAAAAGATGAGAATTCACTATTTGGTATTGTCCAAGGAGCAATTCACGAGAATCTCCGTAAAGAAAGCGCAGAGACATTAGTCGATCTTGATTTTGATGGTTATGCAGTTGGAGGATTAGCTGTTGGGGAAACAGATGAAGAACGGGAACATTTCACCAAATTCACGGCTCGTCTTTTACCGACTCACAAACCTCGTTACCTTATGGGAGTTGGTACCCCACACGATCTCGTTCGCAGTGTACGAGCAGGTATCGATATGTTCGACTGTATCATACCAACAAACCATGCTCGCCAAGGGGTTGCTTATACATTCTCTGGTAAAGTAAAAATGCGAAGAGTTTTCCATGCGCGTGATCAAAATCCAATTGATCCTTCTTGCGCTTGTTACGTTTGTAAACGATTTACCAGAGCTTATTTACATCAATTAACAAAATGCGAAGAACCCACAGGCTGGAAGCTAATTGCTTATCATAATACCTGGTTTTACGAACGCCTTATGGAGAAAATCCGTGAAACGATTGTAGCTGGAACATTTTCAAAATTTGCTAAAGACTTTCTGTCTCAAGTAGAAGAATAG
- a CDS encoding HD domain-containing protein — protein MGLISGWKGYSVVDKNTSSLTFIGKIRDSLHDTIPFTEAEKIIIDLPEFQRLRRINQTAFTQYAFPGASHSRFEHSLGVMHVAGLVLNSIIANQRRLLSALDSAYQATPKHICESLWESEKTNGSLSSTDKALNFLEKSVYLSQCLRFAALLHDCGHAPFSHSGERFMVTWKNFENNIDSLKLPDWLAKSLHKKIHKLKKQNANFLELNIRHEVYTLLIIAKIFNFDHEFLSEKMGQDICAVLDLSVEPHPENDLAKSGLRNLLHEIVSGEVDADRMDYLLRDSRECGIVYGFFDLGRILDSVGFYLNTKTSQYHLAMRRSGVSAFEDYLRARWSMYQQVYFHKTVTACEAMLQHINRQLPSFTLPTQIDEYLKLDDHTFIPYLKEKFADKITDYLSNILNDLVYNRKLWKRVYEEFIPKTSYRSTPSLCPAIVGFLKEIWCPSEIIENSTNLTRFSPKGREESSKNNFKIIIKDVHSLRFLEPVENHSTLINRIDEEVVIRRIYISRFNESIEKIHSDEIQKRISDKIINPDEN, from the coding sequence ATGGGACTTATTTCAGGTTGGAAGGGGTATTCTGTAGTTGATAAAAACACATCTAGCCTCACATTTATCGGAAAAATTCGTGATTCTCTGCATGATACCATTCCATTTACAGAAGCCGAAAAAATAATCATAGATCTACCAGAATTTCAAAGACTTAGACGCATAAACCAAACCGCTTTCACTCAATATGCATTTCCTGGCGCATCGCACTCTCGCTTTGAGCATTCTTTAGGAGTTATGCATGTGGCAGGCCTTGTTCTCAACTCAATAATCGCAAATCAACGTAGATTGCTTTCTGCTCTCGATTCTGCATATCAAGCAACTCCAAAACACATTTGTGAAAGCTTGTGGGAGAGTGAAAAAACCAATGGCTCCCTCAGCTCAACCGATAAGGCTCTGAATTTCCTAGAAAAAAGTGTGTATCTTTCTCAATGCTTGCGCTTTGCTGCCCTTCTTCATGATTGTGGTCATGCGCCTTTCAGTCATTCTGGTGAACGCTTTATGGTCACTTGGAAGAATTTTGAAAATAATATAGATTCTTTGAAACTCCCTGATTGGCTGGCTAAGTCACTACATAAAAAGATCCATAAGTTAAAAAAACAAAACGCAAATTTCTTAGAATTAAATATTCGCCACGAAGTGTATACTCTTCTTATTATTGCCAAAATATTCAATTTTGACCACGAATTTCTTTCAGAAAAAATGGGGCAAGACATCTGTGCTGTATTAGACCTCTCCGTAGAACCCCATCCAGAAAATGACCTTGCAAAAAGTGGCTTAAGAAATCTCTTACATGAAATAGTCAGTGGTGAAGTCGATGCAGATAGAATGGACTATCTTTTACGCGACTCAAGAGAATGTGGCATAGTCTATGGCTTTTTTGATTTAGGGCGTATTTTAGACTCAGTTGGATTCTACTTAAATACAAAAACATCTCAATATCACTTAGCTATGCGCCGAAGCGGCGTGTCGGCCTTTGAAGATTATTTACGAGCACGCTGGAGTATGTATCAACAGGTCTATTTCCACAAAACAGTCACTGCTTGTGAAGCAATGCTTCAACATATTAATAGACAATTACCTAGCTTTACTTTACCTACACAAATTGATGAATATTTAAAATTAGATGATCATACTTTTATCCCCTATTTAAAAGAAAAATTTGCTGATAAAATCACCGATTATCTTAGCAATATTTTAAACGATCTCGTGTACAATCGAAAACTTTGGAAGAGAGTTTATGAAGAATTTATTCCTAAAACTTCCTACAGATCAACCCCATCTCTTTGTCCAGCTATCGTTGGATTTTTAAAAGAAATTTGGTGTCCTTCAGAAATAATTGAAAATAGCACAAATTTAACTCGATTTTCACCCAAAGGACGAGAAGAATCCTCGAAAAATAATTTTAAAATTATAATAAAAGATGTCCACTCTCTACGCTTTTTGGAGCCAGTAGAGAATCATAGCACTCTTATTAATCGTATTGATGAAGAAGTTGTCATTAGGAGAATATATATTTCTCGCTTTAATGAGAGTATAGAAAAAATACATTCTGATGAAATCCAAAAGAGAATATCAGATAAAATAATCAACCCTGATGAAAATTAA
- a CDS encoding CarD family transcriptional regulator yields MNAEKFYDFTVGQKAVYPCHGVGTIENIEECSIGGAQQDFYVLKIHSTGAKVMVPTRAAKTVGLRSVISLPDVEKVFQILQSPSKKSTATWNRRFRALNDKLNTGDLVEIAEVLRDLSSLSSDKELSFGEKKMLERARNMLVSEISVARGEEKSVIEHELNHILFAI; encoded by the coding sequence ATGAATGCTGAAAAATTCTATGATTTTACTGTTGGTCAAAAAGCTGTTTATCCTTGCCATGGTGTTGGAACAATAGAAAACATTGAAGAATGCAGTATTGGTGGGGCTCAGCAGGATTTTTACGTCTTAAAAATCCATTCTACTGGTGCAAAAGTCATGGTTCCCACACGTGCTGCAAAGACTGTAGGACTTCGTTCCGTAATTTCTCTTCCAGATGTGGAAAAAGTTTTTCAAATCTTGCAATCTCCTTCTAAAAAATCGACTGCAACTTGGAATCGTCGTTTTAGAGCTTTAAACGATAAGCTTAACACAGGCGATCTCGTTGAAATTGCAGAGGTTTTAAGAGATCTTTCCTCTCTTAGCTCTGACAAAGAGCTTTCTTTTGGCGAAAAGAAAATGCTTGAACGAGCTCGTAATATGCTCGTGTCTGAAATTTCTGTTGCCCGCGGCGAAGAAAAAAGTGTGATAGAACATGAATTAAATCATATCCTTTTTGCGATTTAA
- a CDS encoding pyruvate, water dikinase regulatory protein: protein MLKQTDTSVPNIFTVSDGTGETAISIVRAVRVQFDHADIHIERFNKIRRREMLEEILLNARNKKATVVATLVDPELRIFLISRSMQLGVKVVDVLFPLMETVSEQLGRRPSAIPGLLRQLDEGYFKRISAIEYTVRHDDGIISSDLSEADIVLIGVSRTSKTPLSMYLGHKGYKVANIPLVPGIEPPKELENIDQNKIIALIIDPTRLAEIRAARIEALGTDEIGDYADIEKIFEELEWSRKIFKRNKRWPVLDVTGKALEENSVEIEKIILSRFPELMDE from the coding sequence ATGCTTAAGCAAACAGACACAAGCGTGCCAAATATATTTACTGTGTCAGATGGCACTGGTGAAACAGCAATCAGTATTGTTAGAGCTGTCCGCGTCCAATTCGATCACGCAGATATTCATATCGAACGCTTTAATAAAATCCGTCGCAGAGAAATGCTTGAAGAAATTCTTTTAAATGCACGAAATAAAAAAGCAACGGTTGTAGCAACACTGGTGGATCCAGAACTTAGAATATTTTTAATTTCTCGCTCTATGCAGCTTGGAGTTAAAGTTGTCGATGTTTTATTCCCTTTAATGGAAACAGTTTCAGAGCAACTGGGAAGAAGACCGAGCGCCATTCCAGGTCTGCTTCGCCAATTAGATGAAGGATACTTTAAGAGAATCAGTGCAATTGAGTACACTGTGCGACACGATGATGGTATAATATCGAGCGATCTCTCAGAAGCAGATATAGTTCTAATTGGTGTATCACGCACCTCAAAAACACCACTTTCAATGTATCTCGGCCATAAAGGATATAAGGTTGCAAATATACCTCTTGTTCCAGGTATTGAGCCCCCAAAAGAACTAGAAAATATAGATCAAAATAAAATTATAGCTCTCATAATCGATCCCACACGGCTCGCGGAAATTCGCGCAGCGAGAATAGAAGCACTTGGAACTGACGAAATAGGCGATTATGCGGATATAGAAAAAATCTTCGAAGAGTTAGAGTGGAGTCGTAAAATTTTCAAACGCAATAAACGCTGGCCGGTTCTCGATGTTACTGGAAAAGCCCTGGAAGAAAATTCAGTAGAAATAGAAAAAATAATCCTCAGTCGTTTTCCTGAGTTGATGGATGAATAA
- a CDS encoding MFS transporter: MKLKNMKGFSLREFAGLPRSLYILLVGHFINRLGSFVVMFLAVNLTNTNQFTVEFIGVIVSILGVGSFLAGPLGGLLSDLYGRKKILVWSLLFNSILLLILALVKSKISILTVVFLLGFLGNMYRPAASSLISDIVPNNDFLRAYRLYHWSFNLAGTVGAALAGYILSKGFFLLSAINAFSSFIYALVIWIFIKEIKTQKVARKISLLSKPFFDPIFFKLFMITTIGNIVFTQLYVSWAIDLTKRGISTTEYGYLLSVNGLLIIFLQPLLGPYIRNFRPKYVLALSAILIGIGFGMNAFTGTFLYYLVSVAFWSLGEIISAGIVLSIAAKIAPIELKGVYQGTCQMTFTIPQFISPIFGSFILGNFGSTTLWISCFIINVFVAIAYLIFEEYDKTNELSRATMIKRI; the protein is encoded by the coding sequence TTGAAATTAAAAAACATGAAAGGGTTTAGTTTGAGAGAATTTGCTGGGCTCCCTCGAAGTTTATATATATTATTAGTAGGCCATTTCATTAATAGATTAGGTTCTTTCGTAGTTATGTTCTTGGCCGTTAATTTAACAAATACGAATCAGTTTACTGTTGAATTTATAGGAGTAATTGTTTCGATTTTGGGAGTTGGAAGTTTTCTTGCAGGGCCTTTAGGTGGGCTTTTATCAGACTTATATGGAAGAAAAAAAATTCTTGTTTGGTCTTTACTTTTTAATTCAATATTATTGCTAATTTTAGCTTTAGTTAAGAGTAAAATATCAATATTAACCGTCGTTTTTCTTTTAGGATTTCTGGGTAATATGTATAGACCAGCAGCTTCATCGCTTATATCAGATATTGTGCCAAATAATGATTTTTTAAGAGCATATCGCCTTTACCATTGGTCATTTAATTTAGCAGGGACAGTAGGTGCTGCTCTTGCAGGTTATATACTATCCAAAGGTTTTTTTCTATTAAGTGCTATAAATGCTTTTTCTTCATTTATATATGCGTTAGTAATTTGGATATTTATTAAAGAAATTAAAACTCAAAAAGTAGCCCGAAAGATTTCTCTTTTATCTAAACCTTTTTTTGACCCTATATTTTTTAAATTATTTATGATTACTACTATCGGAAATATTGTATTTACCCAGTTATATGTTTCATGGGCAATTGATTTAACTAAACGGGGGATATCTACAACAGAATATGGTTATCTTCTTTCTGTAAATGGTCTCTTAATAATTTTTTTACAACCTCTTCTTGGTCCTTATATCCGAAATTTTAGGCCTAAATATGTTTTAGCGCTTTCGGCCATATTAATTGGAATTGGATTTGGAATGAATGCATTTACAGGGACTTTTTTATATTATTTGGTTTCCGTTGCTTTTTGGAGTTTAGGGGAAATAATTTCTGCAGGTATAGTTCTCTCAATTGCAGCTAAAATTGCACCCATTGAGCTAAAAGGAGTTTATCAAGGCACTTGTCAAATGACATTCACTATTCCTCAGTTTATTTCTCCTATTTTTGGTTCATTTATTTTAGGAAATTTTGGAAGCACAACTCTATGGATTTCTTGTTTTATAATAAACGTTTTTGTAGCTATTGCTTATTTAATATTTGAAGAATATGATAAAACGAATGAATTATCTCGTGCAACAATGATTAAGAGAATATAA